In a single window of the Flavobacterium ammoniigenes genome:
- a CDS encoding pentapeptide repeat-containing protein produces MTTYFFDLTYQDTTYGEEDLHLKEFESCQFNNCDFTACNFIGVTFIECTFTNCNFNSTKLNHTALRTVHFNNCKMQDINFSMCDKLIFEIAFSRCNLDFSKFYTLKLKETQFKNCSLIAVDFMAADLSEVVFDNCDLYRAEFDKANASKANFKTSYNYTINPEKTKIKKAAFALEGLKGLLYKHNIIVE; encoded by the coding sequence ATGACAACCTACTTCTTTGATTTGACCTACCAAGACACCACTTATGGTGAAGAGGATTTGCACCTCAAAGAATTTGAATCTTGTCAGTTTAATAATTGTGATTTTACCGCTTGTAATTTCATAGGAGTGACTTTTATAGAGTGTACTTTTACCAATTGTAACTTCAACAGCACTAAACTCAACCATACCGCCTTACGAACCGTACACTTCAATAACTGCAAAATGCAGGATATTAATTTCTCGATGTGCGATAAATTGATTTTTGAAATAGCGTTTAGTCGCTGTAATTTGGATTTCTCCAAATTCTATACATTAAAGCTAAAAGAAACACAATTTAAAAACTGTAGTCTAATTGCTGTTGATTTTATGGCAGCTGATTTGTCTGAAGTTGTGTTTGACAATTGCGATTTGTATCGTGCGGAATTTGACAAAGCCAACGCCTCAAAAGCCAATTTTAAAACCAGCTACAATTACACCATTAATCCAGAAAAAACCAAGATTAAAAAAGCTGCTTTCGCTTTAGAAGGTCTTAAAGGATTATTGTATAAGCACAATATTATTGTGGAGTAA
- the argC gene encoding N-acetyl-gamma-glutamyl-phosphate reductase — protein sequence MIKVGIIGGSGYTAGELIRILMFHPNATLDFVYSTTNAGKPLSIAHHDLMGDIEMNFTDQVNPNVNVVFLCLGHGKSKAFLEQNQFSKDTKIIDLGNDFRLTKDAEFDGKQFVYGLPELNKAAIKSANYIANPGCFATAIQLALLPLAKNGLLNEDVHINATTGSTGAGVSPSETTHFSWRNNNMSHYKAFEHQHLGEINQSIQQLQAGYPNELVFVPNRGDFARGIFATLYTNIEESLEDIVAKYEAYYADQPFVTVTTTNINMKQVVQTNKCIISLMKRGDRLLITSIIDNLTKGASGQAIQNMNLLFGLDETTGLHLKPCGF from the coding sequence ATGATTAAAGTTGGAATAATTGGAGGTTCAGGCTATACTGCTGGGGAACTCATCCGAATTTTGATGTTTCACCCCAATGCGACTTTGGATTTTGTTTACAGTACAACTAATGCTGGCAAACCTTTATCCATTGCGCATCACGATTTGATGGGTGATATTGAAATGAATTTTACTGATCAAGTCAACCCTAACGTGAATGTGGTTTTCTTGTGTTTGGGTCATGGAAAATCAAAAGCATTTTTAGAACAAAACCAATTTTCAAAAGATACTAAAATCATCGATTTAGGAAACGATTTTAGACTGACTAAAGACGCTGAATTTGATGGAAAGCAATTTGTTTACGGTTTGCCGGAATTGAACAAAGCAGCTATAAAATCAGCAAATTATATCGCTAACCCAGGTTGTTTTGCTACGGCTATTCAATTGGCTTTACTGCCATTGGCCAAAAATGGATTACTTAACGAAGATGTCCACATCAACGCTACTACTGGAAGTACAGGAGCTGGAGTTAGTCCATCGGAAACGACCCATTTCAGTTGGAGAAACAACAATATGTCGCATTACAAAGCTTTTGAACACCAACATTTGGGTGAAATCAATCAAAGCATTCAACAATTGCAGGCAGGTTATCCAAACGAGTTAGTATTTGTTCCTAACCGAGGGGATTTTGCTAGAGGAATTTTTGCGACTTTATATACCAACATTGAAGAAAGTTTGGAAGATATTGTTGCGAAATACGAAGCTTACTATGCGGATCAACCATTTGTAACAGTCACTACTACTAACATCAACATGAAGCAAGTGGTGCAAACTAACAAATGTATCATCAGTTTGATGAAAAGAGGAGACCGGCTTTTAATCACTTCAATAATTGACAATTTAACCAAAGGCGCCTCTGGACAAGCGATTCAAAACATGAACTTGTTATTTGGCCTAGACGAAACCACAGGATTGCATTTAAAGCCTTGTGGATTTTAA
- a CDS encoding glutamate-5-semialdehyde dehydrogenase, with protein MSTLLSIAKRNAVLSRMATLLEEERASLKSSNQQDLDNYSGADLAMEKRLLVDDAKIDGMILSMQQLASQEDPIGVERFHFVHEKGMKITNKTAAFGTVMIIYESRPDVTVEAGGIAFKSGNKILLKGGKESLLSNLKIVELWHQALKENEVAENWVEYLNYNRAETQAFLEKPTQRVDLIVPRGGEQLIAFVKQHATCPVIVSGRGNNFVFVNREADLQKATDIIINGKTSNISVCNALDKVLIDTNLDHWETFAQQIVNQLQEHNVTVLGDQKVANATGIPQIESDLIWYEEFLDYKIVIGTVGSNQEAIAKINQYCGGHSASIITENEPTAQEFMDNVDTAAVYHNASTRFTDGGQFGLGGELAISTDKLHQRGPIGLQHLVTNKWYIYGDGQIR; from the coding sequence ATGAGCACCCTACTTTCAATTGCCAAACGAAATGCTGTTTTAAGCCGAATGGCCACCCTTCTTGAAGAAGAAAGAGCCAGTCTTAAAAGTAGTAATCAACAAGACTTGGATAATTATTCTGGGGCTGATTTGGCTATGGAAAAACGCCTTTTGGTGGATGATGCTAAAATTGACGGAATGATTTTGTCGATGCAACAATTGGCAAGCCAAGAAGATCCTATAGGAGTAGAACGTTTTCATTTTGTTCATGAAAAAGGAATGAAAATCACCAACAAAACCGCAGCTTTTGGCACCGTGATGATTATTTACGAATCACGTCCAGATGTTACGGTTGAAGCGGGTGGTATTGCTTTTAAATCGGGAAATAAAATTCTATTGAAAGGCGGTAAAGAATCCTTGCTTTCTAATCTGAAAATTGTCGAATTATGGCATCAGGCTTTGAAAGAAAATGAAGTTGCTGAAAATTGGGTAGAATACCTCAATTATAATAGAGCTGAAACCCAAGCTTTTCTTGAAAAACCAACACAGCGTGTGGACTTAATAGTTCCTCGTGGCGGTGAACAATTAATTGCTTTTGTAAAACAACACGCCACCTGCCCTGTAATAGTGAGTGGTCGTGGGAATAATTTTGTTTTTGTCAATCGAGAAGCCGATCTACAAAAAGCAACAGATATTATAATTAACGGAAAAACATCCAATATATCGGTTTGCAATGCTTTGGACAAAGTCTTAATAGATACTAATTTGGATCATTGGGAGACATTTGCTCAACAAATAGTCAACCAATTACAAGAACACAACGTAACAGTTTTGGGAGACCAAAAAGTTGCTAATGCAACAGGTATTCCACAAATTGAATCGGATTTAATTTGGTACGAAGAGTTTTTAGATTATAAAATTGTCATTGGAACAGTCGGTTCTAATCAAGAAGCTATCGCTAAAATCAATCAGTATTGCGGTGGACATTCAGCCTCCATTATTACTGAAAACGAACCAACTGCTCAAGAATTCATGGACAATGTCGATACAGCAGCCGTTTATCACAATGCCTCTACCAGATTTACTGATGGTGGACAATTTGGATTGGGAGGCGAATTAGCTATAAGCACAGATAAATTACACCAACGCGGCCCAATTGGCTTGCAGCATTTGGTGACAAACAAATGGTACATATACGGAGATGGACAAATCAGGTAA
- a CDS encoding tRNA-(ms[2]io[6]A)-hydroxylase: protein MLRLKLPTDPRWVNIVEKNIEEILTDHAWCEQKAATNAITIITHNSEHQDLVQDLLALAKEEIDHFEQVHNIIIKRGLKLGRERKDDYVNELYLYMKRSNTGSRVSGLVERLLFSAMIEARSCERFKVLSENIEDEELATFYRDLMESEAGHYTTFISYARKYGEGIDVEKRWREWLDFEASIITNYGKGETVHG, encoded by the coding sequence ATACTACGATTAAAATTGCCAACCGACCCAAGATGGGTCAATATTGTTGAGAAAAACATTGAAGAAATTCTAACGGATCACGCTTGGTGCGAACAGAAAGCAGCTACCAATGCCATTACCATAATCACACACAATTCGGAGCATCAAGATTTAGTTCAGGATCTTTTGGCTTTGGCCAAAGAAGAAATTGACCATTTTGAACAAGTTCACAATATCATCATCAAACGCGGTCTGAAATTAGGTCGCGAACGCAAAGACGATTATGTAAATGAATTGTATCTGTACATGAAACGAAGTAATACGGGAAGTCGAGTTTCTGGCTTAGTAGAACGTTTGTTGTTTTCGGCCATGATTGAGGCGAGAAGTTGCGAACGTTTTAAAGTCCTTTCTGAAAATATTGAAGACGAAGAATTGGCTACTTTCTACCGTGATTTGATGGAAAGTGAAGCAGGACATTACACCACTTTTATTAGCTATGCCCGTAAATATGGAGAAGGTATTGATGTAGAAAAACGCTGGCGAGAATGGTTGGATTTTGAAGCTTCTATTATTACCAATTATGGTAAAGGTGAAACCGTTCACGGGTAG
- a CDS encoding aspartate aminotransferase family protein: MNLFDVYPLYNITPVKAVDCIITDANGVEYLDLYSGHGVISIGHTHPYYVTKLKEQLDAIGFYSNAIQNPLQVELAEKLGKLSGYEDYSLFLCSSGAEANENALKLASFHNNKSRVIAFDNSFHGRTSAAVAVTDNKKIVAPLNAQQIVSFLPLNQIELVETELKKGDVCCVIIEGIQGVGGLDEGTTQFFQDLEKICAQYEVVLILDEVQSGYGRTGKFFAHQHHNIKADIICLAKGMGNGFPIGGILIAPKFKASYGLLGTTFGGSHLACAAGIAVLDVIKDQKLMDNVNEVYAYFLEAIKQIPEVKKVKGKGLMLGVEFDFEINELRKKMIIDKHIFTGNANNKNLLRILPPLTINTKGIDTFIIALKEALQEIQS, translated from the coding sequence ATGAATTTATTTGACGTTTATCCTTTATACAATATCACCCCTGTAAAAGCAGTAGATTGTATTATTACAGATGCTAATGGAGTGGAATACTTAGATTTATATAGTGGTCACGGCGTAATTTCAATTGGCCATACCCACCCTTATTATGTAACTAAATTGAAAGAACAATTGGACGCCATTGGTTTTTATTCCAATGCGATTCAAAACCCATTGCAAGTTGAACTAGCAGAAAAACTTGGGAAATTATCAGGATATGAAGACTATAGTTTGTTTTTGTGTAGTTCAGGGGCTGAGGCCAATGAAAATGCGCTGAAACTCGCTTCATTCCACAACAACAAATCACGTGTGATTGCTTTTGACAACTCCTTCCACGGAAGAACTTCAGCAGCAGTTGCTGTTACCGATAACAAAAAAATTGTAGCGCCATTAAACGCGCAACAAATAGTTAGCTTTTTGCCGTTGAACCAAATTGAATTGGTTGAAACCGAATTGAAAAAAGGTGATGTATGTTGTGTAATTATAGAAGGAATTCAAGGCGTGGGTGGATTGGACGAAGGAACAACTCAATTTTTCCAAGACTTAGAAAAAATCTGCGCTCAATACGAAGTAGTTTTAATCCTGGACGAAGTACAGTCGGGTTACGGAAGAACCGGAAAATTCTTCGCACACCAACACCACAATATCAAAGCCGACATTATTTGCTTGGCCAAAGGAATGGGGAACGGTTTTCCAATTGGTGGTATTTTAATTGCTCCTAAATTCAAAGCAAGTTACGGTTTATTAGGAACTACGTTTGGCGGAAGTCATTTGGCTTGTGCTGCGGGAATTGCCGTTTTGGATGTCATTAAAGACCAAAAATTGATGGACAATGTAAACGAAGTTTATGCCTATTTCTTGGAAGCCATCAAACAAATTCCTGAAGTAAAAAAGGTAAAAGGAAAAGGATTAATGCTGGGGGTTGAATTTGATTTTGAAATCAATGAGCTGCGTAAAAAGATGATTATTGACAAGCATATTTTCACTGGAAACGCCAATAACAAAAATCTATTACGAATCCTTCCGCCTCTGACAATCAACACAAAAGGTATCGATACTTTTATCATAGCTTTAAAAGAAGCTTTACAAGAAATTCAATCTTAA
- a CDS encoding MDR family MFS transporter → MIQSGLQRYINNFRGFRREVWILALITFINRAGTMVLPFLSKYLKEDLHLSYSQVGWIMVCFGFGSMLGSWMGGKLSDKIGFYKIMIFSLFTSGVLFFFLQYVTSFWALCVSMFTIMVIADMFRPAMFVSLGTYAKPENRTRALTLVRLAVNLGFAAGPALGGLIILSQGYQALFWVDGSSCIIAIVLFAVLVKEKKVPEDLIAKKAAEAERESVFKDKIFWIFLFVCFITAILFFQLFTTLPLYHSEHFGLTEFQSGLILSLNGIIIFFLEMPIVSYCQRKDISKLSIVLWGSVLMAISFYVLLFNAWAGILIVSLLFITFGEMFIFPFSNSFALSSAPKGHEGRYMALFTMSFSLAHIASSKMGLEIISHFNYQANWFVMGTLGVLAVLCCIWLQRLLALEK, encoded by the coding sequence TATCCAAATATCTGAAAGAAGACTTGCATCTTTCCTATTCGCAAGTAGGTTGGATTATGGTGTGTTTTGGCTTTGGATCCATGCTTGGCTCTTGGATGGGAGGCAAATTATCGGACAAAATTGGGTTTTACAAAATCATGATTTTTAGTTTGTTTACAAGCGGTGTTTTATTCTTTTTCTTGCAATACGTGACATCGTTTTGGGCTTTGTGTGTTAGTATGTTTACCATTATGGTCATTGCCGATATGTTTCGCCCCGCCATGTTTGTTTCTTTAGGCACTTATGCCAAACCTGAAAATCGAACGCGTGCTTTGACTTTAGTGCGTTTAGCGGTAAATCTCGGTTTTGCTGCCGGTCCAGCTTTAGGAGGTTTGATTATTCTAAGCCAAGGATACCAAGCGCTATTTTGGGTTGATGGAAGTTCCTGCATTATAGCCATTGTACTTTTTGCAGTATTGGTAAAAGAAAAGAAAGTACCTGAAGATTTGATTGCCAAAAAAGCCGCTGAAGCTGAAAGAGAATCAGTTTTCAAAGACAAAATATTTTGGATTTTCCTATTCGTGTGTTTTATCACTGCCATTTTATTTTTTCAATTATTTACGACGCTCCCGCTCTACCACAGTGAACATTTTGGCTTGACCGAATTTCAAAGTGGACTAATTTTATCTTTAAACGGAATCATTATTTTCTTTTTGGAAATGCCCATTGTGAGTTATTGCCAACGCAAAGACATCAGTAAACTAAGCATCGTTCTTTGGGGATCGGTATTAATGGCAATCAGTTTTTATGTTTTGTTATTCAACGCTTGGGCAGGCATCTTAATTGTGAGTTTACTTTTTATCACTTTTGGCGAAATGTTCATATTCCCCTTCTCCAACTCTTTCGCTCTAAGTAGTGCACCCAAAGGCCACGAAGGACGGTATATGGCATTGTTTACCATGAGTTTTAGTTTGGCACACATTGCCAGTTCTAAAATGGGTTTGGAAATCATTAGCCACTTTAACTACCAAGCCAATTGGTTTGTCATGGGAACTTTAGGTGTACTAGCCGTTCTATGTTGTATTTGGTTGCAACGATTATTAGCATTAGAAAAATAA
- the glyA gene encoding serine hydroxymethyltransferase, which produces MQRDEQIFDLILEEQERQIHGIELIASENFVSDEVMEAAGSVLTNKYAEGYPGKRYYGGCEVVDVVEQIAIDRAKELFGAEYANVQPHSGSQANTAVYHACIKPGDTILGFDLAHGGHLTHGSPVNFSGRLYNPVFYGVDKETGRLDYDKIQEIATQSQPKLIIAGASAYSRDMDFARFRQIADSVGAILLADISHPAGLIAKGLMNDPLPHCHIVTTTTHKTLRGPRGGLILMGKDFENPFGLTTPKGEIRMMSNLLDLAVFPGNQGGPLMHIIAAKAVAFGEALQDEFFTYAMQLQKNAKAMADAFVKRGYEIISGGTDNHMMLIDLRNKNISGKDAENALVKAEITVNKNMVPFDDKSPFVTSGIRVGTAAITTRGLVEEDMETIVALIDKVLMNHTDEDVIEEVAAEVNEMMSERAIFVF; this is translated from the coding sequence ATGCAACGCGACGAACAAATTTTTGACCTTATCCTAGAAGAACAAGAAAGACAAATTCACGGAATAGAATTAATTGCATCAGAAAACTTTGTAAGTGACGAAGTAATGGAAGCAGCTGGTTCTGTTTTGACTAACAAATATGCAGAAGGATATCCTGGAAAAAGATATTACGGCGGTTGTGAAGTAGTGGATGTTGTAGAACAAATTGCCATTGACAGAGCCAAAGAATTATTTGGTGCTGAATATGCTAACGTTCAACCGCACTCAGGCTCTCAAGCCAATACTGCAGTGTATCACGCTTGTATTAAACCAGGGGATACTATTTTAGGATTTGATTTGGCTCACGGTGGTCACTTGACTCACGGTTCTCCTGTGAATTTTTCTGGTCGTTTGTACAATCCAGTTTTTTATGGAGTGGACAAGGAAACAGGAAGATTAGACTATGATAAAATTCAAGAAATTGCAACCCAATCACAACCCAAATTAATTATCGCTGGAGCTTCGGCTTATTCTCGCGATATGGATTTTGCTCGTTTCAGACAAATTGCAGATAGCGTTGGCGCTATTTTATTGGCTGATATATCGCATCCAGCAGGTTTGATTGCCAAAGGGTTGATGAACGATCCATTGCCTCACTGTCATATTGTAACTACAACAACTCACAAAACATTACGTGGACCACGTGGTGGATTGATCTTGATGGGTAAAGATTTTGAAAACCCATTTGGTTTAACCACTCCAAAAGGTGAAATCAGAATGATGTCTAATTTATTGGACTTAGCTGTTTTTCCTGGAAATCAAGGTGGACCATTAATGCACATCATCGCTGCTAAAGCGGTTGCTTTTGGAGAAGCTTTACAAGATGAATTCTTTACGTATGCGATGCAATTGCAAAAAAATGCGAAAGCTATGGCTGACGCTTTTGTAAAAAGGGGATACGAAATCATTTCTGGTGGTACAGACAATCACATGATGTTGATCGACTTGCGAAATAAAAACATTTCGGGTAAAGACGCTGAAAATGCGTTGGTAAAAGCTGAAATTACAGTAAATAAAAACATGGTTCCTTTTGATGACAAATCGCCATTTGTTACTTCTGGAATTCGTGTGGGAACTGCTGCAATCACGACTCGTGGTTTAGTAGAAGAAGATATGGAAACTATCGTAGCCCTTATCGATAAAGTCTTAATGAATCACACAGACGAAGATGTAATCGAAGAAGTAGCTGCTGAAGTTAACGAAATGATGAGCGAAAGAGCCATATTCGTTTTCTAA
- a CDS encoding argininosuccinate synthase, with protein MKKVVLAYSGGLDTSYCLKYLKNEKGYEVHTVLINTGGFDDEELQAIEDRAYELGSAQHANLTILDKYYDKAIKYLIYGNVLKNNTYPLSVSAERVFQAIEAIKYAKSVGANAIAHGSTGAGNDQIRFDLIFQTIAPEIEIITPIRDLKLSRQEEVDYLAKNGVHYSWEKAQYSINKGLWGTSVGGKETLTSHEALPSEAYPSQLQKQGEEKVTLEFHEGQLVAVNGKKDTPPNNIVILEKMANAYAIGRDIHVGDTIIGIKGRVGFEAAAPLIIIKAHHLLEKHTLGKWQQYWKEQLGNWYGMLFHEGQFLDPVMRNIETFLEDTQKTVNGTVTVTLKPYHFSLDGIESKNDLMNTGFGQYGEMNNAWTSEDAKGFIKILGNAQNIFSSVNQLSHD; from the coding sequence ATGAAAAAAGTTGTATTAGCCTATAGCGGTGGATTAGACACCTCGTATTGCCTAAAATATTTGAAAAACGAAAAAGGATACGAAGTCCATACTGTATTAATCAATACCGGGGGATTTGATGACGAAGAGTTACAAGCTATCGAAGATAGAGCCTATGAATTAGGAAGCGCCCAACATGCTAACCTTACGATTCTAGACAAATATTACGATAAAGCGATTAAATATTTGATTTATGGTAACGTATTGAAAAACAACACCTACCCTCTTTCTGTAAGTGCTGAACGTGTTTTTCAAGCTATAGAAGCCATCAAATACGCTAAATCTGTTGGTGCCAATGCTATTGCTCACGGAAGTACCGGTGCTGGAAACGATCAAATTCGTTTTGATTTGATTTTCCAAACCATTGCTCCTGAAATTGAAATCATCACGCCTATTCGTGATTTAAAATTATCACGTCAAGAAGAGGTAGATTATTTGGCTAAAAATGGTGTTCATTATTCATGGGAAAAAGCACAATACTCAATAAATAAAGGTCTTTGGGGAACTAGCGTGGGTGGAAAAGAAACCCTAACTTCTCACGAAGCCTTACCAAGTGAGGCCTACCCTTCGCAATTGCAAAAACAAGGGGAAGAAAAAGTAACATTAGAATTCCACGAAGGACAATTGGTTGCGGTAAATGGAAAAAAAGATACACCTCCAAACAACATTGTGATTTTAGAAAAAATGGCGAATGCCTATGCGATCGGTAGAGACATTCATGTAGGAGATACAATCATTGGAATCAAAGGACGTGTTGGTTTTGAAGCCGCTGCTCCACTAATTATTATCAAAGCGCATCATTTACTAGAGAAACATACTTTGGGTAAATGGCAACAATATTGGAAAGAACAATTAGGCAACTGGTACGGGATGTTATTCCACGAAGGACAATTCCTAGATCCTGTGATGCGTAATATTGAAACTTTTTTAGAAGACACTCAAAAAACTGTGAATGGAACGGTGACGGTAACCCTAAAACCCTATCATTTCTCATTGGACGGAATCGAATCTAAAAACGATTTGATGAACACCGGATTTGGACAATATGGCGAAATGAATAATGCTTGGACATCGGAAGATGCCAAAGGATTCATTAAGATTTTAGGCAATGCACAAAATATTTTTTCATCTGTAAATCAACTGAGTCATGATTAA
- a CDS encoding GNAT family N-acetyltransferase, whose translation MNIKIVVTQEEHYQFANEICETIETSAKLRGTGIAKRTPDYIQKKMENQDAIIALVDGKFAGFCYIESWQHGKFVAHSGLIVHPDFRNHGLAKKIKSKVFDYSLKKYPDAKVFGITTGLAVMKINSDLGYKPVPFSELTTDPSFWKGCQTCTNYDILKSKDNKMCLCTGMLYDPKEKQKIPPRHPFNVKVLNRLNKIKEALFLKK comes from the coding sequence ATGAATATTAAAATTGTTGTAACTCAAGAAGAGCATTATCAATTTGCGAATGAAATTTGTGAAACTATAGAAACCTCTGCCAAATTGAGAGGAACTGGTATTGCAAAAAGAACACCCGATTACATTCAAAAAAAGATGGAAAACCAAGATGCTATCATCGCTTTAGTCGATGGTAAGTTCGCAGGTTTTTGTTATATTGAAAGTTGGCAACACGGAAAATTTGTGGCGCACTCAGGTTTAATCGTGCATCCCGATTTTAGAAATCATGGTTTAGCCAAAAAAATCAAATCCAAAGTGTTTGATTATTCGCTAAAAAAATATCCTGATGCTAAAGTATTCGGAATCACTACAGGCTTAGCCGTAATGAAAATCAATTCCGATTTAGGATACAAACCGGTTCCGTTCTCTGAATTGACTACTGATCCTAGTTTTTGGAAAGGATGCCAAACCTGTACCAATTATGATATCTTAAAAAGCAAAGACAATAAAATGTGTTTGTGTACCGGAATGTTATACGATCCAAAAGAGAAACAAAAGATTCCGCCAAGACATCCATTCAATGTAAAAGTTCTCAACCGATTAAATAAAATTAAAGAAGCCTTATTCTTAAAAAAATAA
- a CDS encoding SsrA-binding protein, whose translation MFKVLAQINKVLLPSFTKQRLDVTKAKKWQMALIGYRYYVTCRALDK comes from the coding sequence ATGTTCAAAGTCTTAGCTCAAATTAACAAAGTTCTGTTACCCAGTTTTACCAAACAACGCTTGGATGTGACTAAAGCAAAGAAATGGCAAATGGCATTGATAGGCTATCGCTATTACGTAACCTGTAGAGCCTTAGATAAATAA